One window from the genome of Natrialba magadii ATCC 43099 encodes:
- a CDS encoding formyltetrahydrofolate deformylase: MTTDVTEITVIGDDDTGLVARVTSLLFERGINIEDLDQAVRDDVFRMYLAVDTSEMVCTEETLREDLHELGEDLGLDVQVRFPADRETQQIAVLGTKESHCLEALFESWANDELGADIGVVIGNHDDLQPLAEHYGVPFHDIGDEKGQQNEERLLEVLAEYDADLIVLARYMRILSPNVVFRYEDRIINVHPSLLPAFPGAEAYRQAVEEGVRVAGVTAHYVTTDLDQGPIITQRAFDVPDDADVDEMKRRGQPLEADALLEAVKLHLNGDVSVHRGRTTVRENGTGYQLGLPAEIDEVTPDRPVDGIGSVVADDH; the protein is encoded by the coding sequence ATGACGACAGACGTGACCGAAATCACGGTGATTGGAGACGACGACACTGGGCTCGTCGCCCGTGTGACGAGCCTCCTGTTCGAGCGCGGGATCAACATCGAAGACCTCGATCAGGCGGTTCGCGACGACGTCTTCCGTATGTACCTCGCCGTCGATACCTCGGAGATGGTCTGTACCGAGGAGACGCTCCGCGAGGATCTGCACGAACTCGGCGAGGACCTCGGTCTCGACGTGCAGGTTCGGTTCCCTGCCGACCGAGAGACCCAGCAGATCGCCGTCCTCGGAACGAAGGAGAGCCATTGTCTCGAGGCGCTGTTCGAGTCCTGGGCAAACGATGAACTCGGTGCCGACATCGGGGTCGTCATCGGCAACCACGACGACCTCCAGCCGCTGGCCGAACACTACGGCGTCCCGTTCCACGATATCGGCGACGAGAAGGGCCAACAGAACGAGGAGCGCCTGCTCGAGGTCCTCGCGGAGTACGACGCCGACCTCATCGTGCTCGCACGCTACATGCGCATCCTGAGTCCGAACGTCGTCTTCCGCTACGAGGACCGAATTATCAACGTCCACCCGTCGCTGCTGCCGGCGTTCCCCGGTGCAGAAGCCTACCGACAGGCCGTCGAGGAGGGCGTTCGCGTCGCCGGCGTCACCGCCCATTACGTGACCACGGACCTGGATCAGGGGCCGATCATCACCCAGCGTGCGTTCGACGTCCCGGACGATGCCGACGTCGACGAGATGAAACGCCGTGGCCAGCCACTCGAGGCGGACGCGCTCCTCGAGGCGGTCAAACTCCATCTCAACGGCGACGTGTCGGTCCACCGCGGGCGGACGACGGTTCGGGAAAACGGCACGGGCTACCAGCTCGGCCTCCCCGCCGAAATCGACGAGGTGACGCCCGACCGGCCGGTTGACGGCATCGGAAGCGTCGTTGCAGACGATCACTAA
- a CDS encoding SHOCT domain-containing protein — MAVAILLVALLAAFVALVVIDSSVAIVLGIMVLIFGGDLLRDLTSALTAPAPESDVSVDEGDDGAATDPEDALERLRVRYADGELSDAEFERRLEILLETGSLGDAERYLASDDAGEAFADDSGRGHGSGNRHGRARGRNSSRSKTEGHSSSELERSTE; from the coding sequence ATGGCGGTTGCCATTCTCCTCGTTGCACTGCTTGCGGCGTTTGTCGCGCTCGTCGTGATCGACTCGTCGGTCGCAATCGTTCTCGGGATTATGGTTCTCATCTTTGGCGGTGACTTGCTCCGTGATCTCACTTCGGCACTCACTGCGCCCGCGCCCGAGTCGGACGTTTCCGTCGACGAGGGAGACGATGGAGCCGCCACCGACCCCGAAGACGCCCTCGAACGGCTCCGGGTCAGGTACGCCGACGGCGAACTCTCCGACGCCGAGTTCGAGCGCCGACTCGAGATACTCCTCGAAACCGGCTCTCTTGGCGACGCTGAGCGATACCTCGCGAGCGACGATGCCGGCGAAGCGTTTGCGGACGACAGTGGACGTGGACATGGGAGTGGGAATAGACATGGGCGTGCACGCGGACGCAATAGTAGCCGCTCGAAGACCGAGGGGCACTCGAGTTCGGAACTCGAGCGGTCGACCGAGTGA
- a CDS encoding polysaccharide deacetylase family protein, with the protein MDRRTYLSTSAATIFAGCTELSGADEPDADDDRNGSESTDGDESTDGATDDPNGSDQQDDYPELAGSFDNFEDLDEWWEWQDIGFLEADRSRSYDGTQCALLTSSPESEGQVRIRRRLDEPIDVRDVAPGLALATDTDQGVVRIQLQDEDAHYLEYSTQFPGGTSLTHDNFGVTRVRGDPDLSEVVVLQVIRWFGGDAEGRQWVDDFHFVPKPERGKVLLQFHGGYEEHYTDALSRVSSTGIPAAAFVPPERLRGGESAEDDRLTREQVGELADEGWTIGVQAAAGRHLEAADADRVEAAVVDPVEWLADEGYDDVGRFFAYPYSQYSEAASELVRENYDLAFAGHSSAQGFARNPHRCSVLTNPTPEEATAALERTVRWNGITTFAFHRLSSQNERTEFEETLSRIEAHAAAGELDVITPAEMADEYVY; encoded by the coding sequence ATGGACCGACGAACGTATCTCTCGACGAGCGCAGCGACTATTTTTGCCGGGTGTACGGAACTCAGTGGAGCGGACGAACCGGACGCCGACGACGATCGCAACGGCAGCGAATCGACCGACGGCGACGAATCGACCGACGGCGCTACCGACGACCCCAACGGATCGGACCAGCAGGACGACTACCCGGAGTTGGCCGGGTCGTTTGACAATTTCGAGGATCTCGACGAGTGGTGGGAGTGGCAAGATATCGGCTTCCTCGAGGCGGACAGGAGCCGCTCGTACGACGGAACGCAGTGTGCGCTCCTGACGTCGTCGCCGGAGTCGGAGGGCCAGGTCCGGATCCGCCGCCGACTGGACGAACCTATCGACGTCCGGGATGTCGCCCCTGGACTCGCCCTGGCCACCGACACAGACCAGGGAGTGGTACGCATCCAGTTGCAGGACGAGGACGCCCACTACCTCGAGTACAGCACGCAGTTTCCGGGTGGGACGTCGCTCACGCACGACAACTTCGGGGTCACCCGCGTGCGGGGCGATCCCGACCTGAGCGAGGTCGTCGTCCTTCAGGTCATCCGCTGGTTCGGTGGCGACGCCGAGGGGCGACAGTGGGTCGACGACTTCCACTTCGTTCCCAAACCAGAGCGGGGGAAGGTGTTGCTCCAGTTCCACGGCGGCTACGAGGAACACTACACCGACGCGCTGTCGCGCGTCTCGTCGACCGGCATCCCGGCGGCCGCGTTCGTCCCGCCTGAGCGACTCCGCGGCGGGGAGTCGGCCGAAGACGACCGCCTCACGCGCGAGCAGGTCGGCGAACTCGCCGACGAAGGGTGGACGATCGGCGTCCAGGCCGCCGCTGGCCGGCACCTCGAGGCCGCCGACGCGGATCGGGTGGAAGCGGCCGTCGTCGACCCCGTCGAGTGGCTCGCCGACGAAGGGTACGACGACGTGGGCCGCTTCTTTGCGTATCCTTACTCCCAGTACTCCGAGGCGGCATCCGAACTCGTCCGGGAGAACTATGATCTCGCGTTCGCGGGACACTCGTCCGCTCAGGGATTCGCGAGGAACCCCCACCGGTGCTCGGTGCTCACCAACCCGACCCCCGAGGAGGCGACAGCGGCGCTCGAACGAACGGTCCGGTGGAACGGGATCACGACGTTCGCGTTCCACCGACTCTCGAGTCAGAACGAACGGACAGAATTCGAAGAAACGCTCTCCCGGATCGAGGCGCACGCGGCGGCGGGCGAACTGGACGTGATCACGCCCGCGGAGATGGCCGACGAGTACGTCTACTGA